The following are encoded together in the Candidatus Methylomirabilis oxygeniifera genome:
- the purH gene encoding Bifunctional purine biosynthesis protein purH [Includes: Phosphoribosylaminoimidazolecarboxamide formyltransferase (AICAR transformylase); IMP cyclohydrolase (Inosinicase) (IMP synthetase) (ATIC)] (Evidence 2a : Function of homologous gene experimentally demonstrated in an other organism; PubMedId : 2192230, 2687276; Product type e : enzyme) encodes MTISNEPTGDTGLVQVRRALISVSDKTGLVELASALHSLSIQIVSTGGTAGALRDANIPVVDVADITGFPEMLDGRVKTLHPKIHAGILARRSLPEHQRRLNELGIPPIDLVVVNLYPFEATVAKANVSFEEAIEQIDIGGPSLIRAAAKNFEDVAVVVDPADYAAATAELQQKHSALSRSCRLHLATKAFAHVARYDALITAYLERQSGGAGRPLLPDVLDLRLVRVQPLRYGENPHQQAALYGNLLAGEPSVVRAKQLQGKELSFNNLLDLDAAFTTAGGFDEPVAVIVKHSNPCGVGIGSRLSEAYRRALAADPTSAFGGILSLNRQVDAETARELAATFVEAIIAPGYHEAALAILKDKKALRLLQIEPWSDPTPSDQAVLELRPIVGGMLAQQRDQVDLDPATLRIMTRRQPTDTEMRALRFAWKVAKHVKSNAIVLSREYATVGIGAGQMSRVDACRLAIMKAVSSTKGTVLASDAFFPFRDGVDVAAEAGVTAIIQPGGSIRDAEAVQAADEAGIAMVFTGIRHFRH; translated from the coding sequence GTGACGATTTCGAACGAGCCTACAGGCGATACAGGGTTGGTGCAGGTTCGGCGAGCCCTGATCAGCGTCTCTGATAAGACCGGGCTGGTTGAGCTGGCGTCGGCCTTACACAGTCTATCCATTCAGATCGTCTCTACCGGCGGGACGGCTGGCGCCCTGCGGGACGCCAACATTCCGGTCGTTGATGTGGCCGACATCACCGGCTTTCCTGAAATGCTGGACGGCCGGGTCAAGACACTCCACCCAAAGATTCATGCCGGAATCCTAGCCAGACGTTCGCTGCCTGAACATCAGCGCCGACTGAACGAACTCGGTATCCCACCCATCGATCTTGTGGTCGTCAACCTGTACCCCTTCGAGGCCACCGTTGCCAAAGCGAACGTTTCATTCGAAGAGGCGATCGAACAGATCGATATCGGTGGGCCAAGCCTCATCCGGGCTGCGGCAAAGAATTTCGAGGATGTGGCGGTCGTCGTTGATCCCGCCGATTACGCCGCAGCGACTGCAGAGTTGCAGCAAAAGCACAGTGCACTCTCTCGGAGTTGTCGATTACATTTGGCAACAAAAGCATTCGCGCACGTGGCCCGTTACGATGCGTTGATCACCGCGTATCTGGAGCGACAATCGGGTGGAGCAGGCCGACCCCTGCTCCCTGATGTACTCGATCTTCGTCTTGTCAGAGTGCAGCCACTCCGGTACGGTGAGAACCCGCACCAGCAGGCTGCCCTGTATGGCAACCTCCTTGCCGGCGAGCCGTCTGTGGTGCGGGCGAAGCAGCTTCAGGGGAAGGAACTGTCGTTTAATAATCTGCTGGACCTCGATGCGGCCTTTACGACGGCTGGAGGATTCGACGAGCCTGTCGCCGTCATTGTCAAACATTCGAATCCCTGCGGTGTCGGTATCGGTTCCCGGCTGAGCGAGGCGTATCGGCGCGCCCTGGCTGCGGATCCGACCTCGGCCTTCGGCGGAATCCTCAGCCTGAACCGCCAGGTGGATGCCGAGACTGCGCGCGAACTCGCCGCCACCTTCGTGGAAGCGATTATTGCTCCAGGGTACCATGAAGCTGCGCTCGCCATTCTGAAGGACAAGAAAGCGCTTCGGCTTTTACAGATTGAGCCGTGGTCGGACCCAACGCCCTCCGATCAGGCGGTCCTGGAGCTGCGGCCGATCGTAGGTGGGATGTTGGCGCAGCAACGTGACCAGGTCGATCTCGACCCAGCCACTCTCCGGATCATGACCCGCCGTCAGCCCACTGACACTGAAATGCGGGCGCTTCGGTTTGCCTGGAAGGTGGCGAAGCATGTGAAGTCAAACGCGATCGTCCTTTCGCGCGAGTATGCCACAGTAGGAATCGGCGCCGGGCAAATGAGCCGCGTTGACGCCTGTCGATTGGCCATCATGAAGGCCGTCTCATCCACGAAGGGAACGGTCCTCGCATCCGACGCTTTCTTTCCGTTTCGAGACGGAGTGGATGTGGCGGCGGAGGCCGGCGTCACCGCGATTATCCAACCTGGCGGCTCCATCCGCGATGCTGAGGCCGTTCAAGCGGCGGATGAGGCCGGCATCGCGATGGTCTTCACCGGGATTCGACACTTCCGACACTAA
- a CDS encoding CBS domain containing protein (fragment): protein MTPNPETVGIDDGIAYALNKMHIGGYRHIPVLDRQGRPVGVVSMRDVVRFIVSLFPAAVLNVPPEPGLAARGLHGG, encoded by the coding sequence ATGACGCCGAATCCTGAGACCGTGGGGATAGATGACGGTATCGCCTACGCTCTCAACAAGATGCATATCGGCGGCTACCGTCATATCCCGGTGCTTGACCGACAGGGCCGACCGGTAGGCGTCGTATCGATGCGCGACGTCGTCAGGTTCATCGTCTCCCTGTTCCCCGCCGCAGTGCTCAATGTACCGCCGGAGCCAGGTCTCGCAGCGCGAGGGCTCCACGGTGGTTAG
- a CDS encoding protein of unknown function (Evidence 5 : No homology to any previously reported sequences), with protein MAIAASEFEDAYNDVETEEDAEKLCCAILTEPIRGLGFREPIYVQSATTVRDATTAMNDAHVGCVLVMEGDRLIGIFTERDLLKKVVGQLDLDRSIGDYDAES; from the coding sequence ATGGCTATCGCCGCAAGCGAATTTGAAGACGCTTACAACGACGTTGAGACCGAGGAGGACGCTGAGAAACTCTGTTGCGCCATCTTGACGGAACCGATCCGAGGATTGGGATTTCGGGAGCCCATTTACGTTCAGTCCGCTACCACCGTGCGGGATGCAACGACGGCAATGAACGACGCTCACGTCGGCTGTGTGCTGGTGATGGAAGGCGACCGACTTATCGGAATCTTCACGGAGCGTGACCTCCTGAAGAAGGTGGTCGGCCAGCTCGATCTGGACAGGTCCATCGGGGATTATGACGCCGAATCCTGA
- the korA gene encoding 2-oxoglutarate ferredoxin oxidoreductase alpha subunit: protein MSDIENTQSTPVVRPQPMTELETVVIRFAGDSGDGMQLTGTEFTKSVALEGSNLATFPDYPSEIRAPAGTLAGVSAYQVHFSSQEVYTSGDQPDVLVVMNPAALRINLPDLPRGGIIIANVGSFTQSNFEKAGYKANPLEDGSLSGYQVFAIDISKQVALALEGMGLTAKEVGRCKNFYALGVMFWLYSHPMEREEKSIRAKFQKNPKIAEANIKAFRAGYYYGETAELFPSRYVVPPAVIAPGTYRHITGNEATAVGLITGAQLASLPLFCGTYPITPASDILHTLAMYPHYNVMTFQAEDEIAAITATIGAAYAGALGVTTTSGPGMALKTEAIGLAVMAELPLVVVNVQRGGPSTGLPTKTEQADLFQAVFGRNGECPVVVIAPATPSDCFWTAIEAARIAIRHMCTVIYLSDGYLANGAEPWKLPEVASLPKIPVTFRTDPEGFFPYLRDPETLARPWVVPGTPGMEHRIGGLEKEDVIGNVSYEAKNHEHMVRIRAEKIARIVHEIPEATVYGDPSGDLLIVGWGSTYGVTTQAVKSLRRRGYRVSALHLRYLNPMPANIGRVLANFRRVLVAEMNLGQLLTMLRAQFLVDAVGFHKVQGRPFKVSEIVVKAEELLGAREQAALCTHAEMV from the coding sequence ATGAGCGACATCGAGAACACGCAGTCTACACCCGTAGTCCGGCCCCAACCGATGACCGAACTGGAAACGGTCGTTATCCGATTTGCCGGCGATTCAGGCGACGGGATGCAACTGACCGGCACGGAATTTACCAAGAGCGTTGCACTGGAAGGGAGTAACCTGGCGACGTTCCCGGATTACCCGTCTGAGATTCGGGCGCCCGCAGGAACGCTGGCCGGCGTATCGGCCTACCAGGTTCACTTCTCGAGTCAAGAGGTGTATACCTCGGGCGATCAGCCGGACGTCCTGGTAGTCATGAATCCGGCCGCGCTGCGGATTAACCTGCCGGACCTGCCGCGCGGAGGGATCATTATCGCCAATGTCGGTTCATTTACGCAGTCCAATTTTGAAAAGGCAGGGTATAAAGCTAACCCACTTGAGGACGGCAGCCTGTCCGGTTATCAGGTATTCGCGATCGACATCTCAAAGCAGGTGGCGCTCGCGCTGGAAGGAATGGGGCTGACAGCCAAAGAGGTCGGACGCTGTAAAAATTTTTACGCCCTCGGCGTGATGTTCTGGCTGTACAGCCACCCGATGGAGCGTGAGGAGAAGAGCATCCGGGCCAAGTTTCAGAAGAACCCGAAGATTGCGGAAGCCAACATCAAGGCGTTTCGGGCGGGCTACTATTACGGCGAGACCGCCGAGCTGTTCCCATCCCGCTACGTCGTGCCTCCTGCCGTTATCGCGCCCGGCACCTATCGCCACATCACCGGCAACGAAGCCACGGCGGTCGGTCTTATCACCGGGGCGCAACTCGCGTCGTTGCCGCTCTTTTGCGGAACCTACCCGATCACGCCGGCCTCCGACATCCTGCACACCCTGGCAATGTATCCACACTACAACGTGATGACATTTCAGGCCGAGGATGAGATCGCCGCGATCACCGCGACAATCGGAGCGGCCTATGCGGGCGCGCTCGGGGTCACCACAACATCCGGTCCAGGCATGGCGCTTAAAACTGAAGCGATCGGCCTTGCGGTCATGGCCGAGCTCCCGCTGGTCGTCGTGAACGTCCAACGGGGCGGACCGTCCACCGGGCTGCCGACGAAAACCGAACAGGCCGACCTCTTCCAGGCGGTCTTTGGGCGGAACGGCGAATGTCCGGTCGTCGTGATTGCACCCGCAACGCCGAGCGATTGCTTCTGGACGGCCATTGAGGCCGCCAGGATCGCCATCCGCCATATGTGTACGGTGATCTATCTGTCGGACGGCTACCTGGCCAACGGCGCCGAACCCTGGAAGCTCCCGGAGGTCGCATCGCTGCCGAAAATCCCGGTCACGTTCAGAACCGACCCTGAAGGGTTCTTCCCCTATCTGCGCGATCCCGAGACGTTGGCGCGCCCGTGGGTCGTCCCCGGAACACCGGGCATGGAGCACCGGATCGGTGGTCTTGAGAAGGAGGACGTGATCGGGAATGTCTCGTACGAAGCAAAAAACCACGAGCATATGGTCCGGATACGGGCCGAGAAGATCGCACGCATCGTCCACGAGATCCCGGAGGCGACGGTCTATGGCGATCCGTCCGGCGATTTGCTCATTGTAGGATGGGGCTCAACCTACGGAGTAACCACGCAGGCAGTCAAGAGCCTCCGTCGGCGCGGCTACCGTGTGTCGGCGCTCCACCTGCGCTATCTGAACCCGATGCCGGCCAACATTGGCCGGGTGCTGGCGAACTTTCGACGCGTGCTGGTCGCAGAAATGAACCTTGGACAGTTGCTCACGATGCTGCGGGCGCAGTTTCTGGTTGACGCGGTGGGGTTCCATAAGGTCCAGGGCAGGCCATTCAAGGTCTCAGAAATCGTGGTAAAGGCGGAAGAACTTTTAGGCGCGCGCGAACAGGCTGCGCTCTGTACGCACGCGGAAATGGTGTAA
- a CDS encoding protein of unknown function (Evidence 5 : No homology to any previously reported sequences), with protein MHCESLRYANLHSPVFRKDLKGSHFFLDTPLSPIILAFV; from the coding sequence GTGCACTGCGAAAGCCTCCGATATGCCAATCTTCACTCACCGGTTTTCAGGAAGGACCTGAAAGGGAGCCATTTTTTTCTTGACACGCCGCTGAGCCCAATTATATTAGCTTTTGTTTAA
- a CDS encoding 2-oxoglutarate ferredoxin oxidoreductase subunit beta — protein sequence MSQCNIQQVPQLTRKDFISDQDVRWCPGCGDYAILAGIQRVMPELGIPREKIVFVSGIGCSSRFPYYMNTYGFHSIHGRAPAIATGIKLTRPDLMVWVITGDGDGLSIGGNHFIHTMRRNVDLKILLFNNRIYGLTKGQTSPTSEQGMKTKSTPFGALDRPFNPLSVAIGSAATFVARSIDIDSPHLQYVLRRAAEHKGTAFVELYQNCNVFNDGTWESVTDKDVRSDRLLVLEHGKPLVFGKERKKGIRMRPDMSPEVVEIDGNTSGLLIHDERRQDEGYHFMLSRLTTPGFPEPIGVLRAVREPTYEELMTEQSRTVIQRQGKGTIEKLLHAGETWVVS from the coding sequence ATGTCCCAGTGCAACATCCAGCAGGTCCCTCAACTGACGCGCAAGGATTTCATCTCGGACCAGGATGTCCGATGGTGCCCCGGCTGTGGCGACTACGCCATCCTGGCCGGCATACAGCGGGTGATGCCGGAACTGGGCATCCCGCGCGAGAAGATCGTCTTCGTCTCCGGAATCGGCTGCTCCTCGCGGTTCCCATACTACATGAACACCTACGGGTTCCACTCGATCCACGGACGGGCACCGGCGATAGCGACGGGTATCAAGTTGACACGGCCCGATCTGATGGTGTGGGTGATCACCGGTGACGGCGACGGTCTGTCGATCGGCGGCAACCATTTCATCCATACGATGCGGCGCAATGTCGACCTGAAGATCCTGCTCTTTAATAACCGCATCTACGGCCTGACCAAGGGCCAGACCTCGCCGACCAGCGAACAGGGCATGAAGACCAAGTCGACACCGTTTGGAGCGCTCGACCGCCCATTTAATCCGCTTTCGGTGGCCATCGGGTCGGCGGCGACGTTCGTCGCGCGATCGATCGACATCGACAGCCCGCATCTACAATATGTCCTGCGGCGCGCGGCTGAGCACAAAGGCACGGCCTTCGTTGAGCTGTACCAGAACTGCAACGTCTTCAATGATGGGACATGGGAATCGGTCACCGATAAGGACGTACGGAGCGATCGACTGCTGGTTTTGGAACACGGCAAGCCGTTGGTGTTCGGGAAAGAGCGGAAGAAAGGGATCCGGATGCGCCCCGATATGTCCCCGGAGGTTGTCGAGATTGACGGCAATACCTCAGGGCTGCTGATCCATGACGAGAGACGACAAGATGAGGGCTACCACTTCATGTTGTCGCGGCTCACAACCCCGGGGTTCCCGGAGCCGATCGGGGTGCTGCGCGCCGTCCGCGAGCCGACCTATGAGGAGTTGATGACCGAGCAAAGCCGCACCGTCATCCAGCGACAGGGCAAAGGCACCATCGAGAAGCTCCTGCACGCCGGAGAGACATGGGTAGTTTCGTAA
- the purN gene encoding phosphoribosylglycinamide formyltransferase (GART) (GAR transformylase) (5'-phosphoribosylglycinamide transformylase) (Evidence 2a : Function of homologous gene experimentally demonstrated in an other organism; Product type e : enzyme), translating to MKRQLKLGVLASGRGSNLEAIIEAGEAGTVDALVVIVVSDVADARALELARRHRIEAVFVDPRLCATSEEFEAAVIDLLRKYDVELVCLAGFMRLLSPHFIRTYRNNIMNIHPALLPAFPGLHAQRQAIRYGAKISGCTVHFVDEGVDTGPIIIQAVVPVLDEDTEEILSARILTCEHRIYPRAIQLFAEGRLKMRDRRVLCHEGTDIPQQHEQQVWGAINP from the coding sequence ATGAAACGGCAACTGAAACTCGGCGTGCTGGCCTCCGGTCGAGGGAGCAACCTTGAGGCGATCATCGAAGCCGGTGAAGCCGGAACAGTTGACGCACTCGTCGTCATCGTCGTGAGCGACGTGGCGGATGCCCGCGCGTTGGAGCTGGCTCGAAGGCATAGGATCGAAGCCGTATTCGTTGATCCGCGCCTGTGCGCGACAAGCGAAGAGTTTGAGGCGGCGGTTATCGACCTGCTGCGCAAGTACGACGTCGAGTTGGTCTGCCTGGCCGGGTTCATGCGACTGTTGAGTCCCCATTTTATTCGGACGTATCGGAACAACATTATGAATATCCACCCTGCACTCCTTCCTGCCTTCCCAGGGCTGCACGCCCAGCGCCAAGCGATTCGGTACGGCGCGAAGATCTCCGGCTGTACGGTGCACTTTGTAGACGAGGGAGTCGACACCGGCCCCATCATCATCCAGGCCGTTGTCCCCGTGCTGGATGAGGACACCGAAGAGATCCTCTCCGCTCGCATTCTCACATGCGAACACCGGATCTATCCACGAGCGATCCAACTCTTTGCTGAAGGACGGCTGAAGATGCGTGATCGCCGGGTACTCTGCCATGAGGGAACGGACATCCCGCAGCAACATGAACAGCAGGTCTGGGGAGCAATAAATCCGTGA
- a CDS encoding Thymidylate synthase complementing protein ThyX — translation MKQVEPQVFLLARPAIDADGLAAYLQAIGAPGWTTDAPSAAEQLIEVAGRACYRSFEPGLNPNVTKIREGSHAYLQNILQVKHGSVLEHANWTFAFLHVSRVLTHELVRHRAGTAISQESLRFVRLTDIPMWLPPDIRDNPEARAIFEEAVINGEKAQQRLAEALKIDGRPFHEKKVLTSAMRRIAPDGVATTIIWTANARTLRWVIESRTAPGAEVEIRSVFGKVVEIMIREAPNLFGDFAAIPLPDGTCQWQPAHSKV, via the coding sequence ATGAAGCAGGTGGAACCCCAGGTCTTTCTCCTGGCCAGACCGGCAATAGACGCCGATGGGCTCGCCGCCTATCTGCAGGCCATCGGCGCTCCCGGGTGGACGACCGACGCCCCCTCAGCGGCCGAGCAACTGATCGAGGTGGCAGGGCGCGCCTGTTACCGCTCGTTTGAGCCGGGCCTCAATCCTAATGTTACTAAGATCCGGGAGGGTAGTCACGCCTATCTGCAGAATATCCTGCAAGTGAAGCATGGCAGCGTCCTGGAGCACGCCAATTGGACCTTCGCATTCCTCCATGTCAGCCGGGTCTTGACCCATGAGCTGGTGCGACACCGGGCCGGAACCGCCATCAGCCAGGAGAGCCTGCGCTTCGTGCGTCTGACCGATATCCCGATGTGGCTGCCGCCGGACATCCGCGATAACCCTGAGGCGCGCGCGATCTTCGAGGAGGCGGTGATCAACGGGGAGAAGGCGCAACAACGACTGGCAGAGGCCTTAAAGATTGACGGGCGGCCGTTTCACGAGAAGAAGGTTCTCACCTCCGCCATGCGCCGCATTGCTCCTGATGGTGTTGCTACGACCATCATCTGGACCGCGAACGCCCGGACGCTCCGATGGGTGATCGAGTCCAGAACTGCACCAGGGGCAGAGGTAGAAATCCGCAGCGTCTTTGGGAAGGTGGTCGAGATCATGATCCGGGAGGCCCCGAACCTCTTTGGAGATTTTGCGGCGATCCCCTTACCCGACGGCACCTGTCAGTGGCAACCGGCTCATAGCAAGGTGTAA
- a CDS encoding protein of unknown function (Evidence 5 : No homology to any previously reported sequences), producing MVAVGVAWAVGDQVVNGDKGDPSAVTAEGGREGFVFRTRDLGVDKLHLGWRSPGWRSISYNNANREQPHHTAPSPPGPAPCASHCPSPALQSLAVCTQAVSAQHQCELACNILPILSRGNSHLRTTPVFLIGTRMRVRYAAPLRALRKPPICQSSLTGFQEGPEREPFFS from the coding sequence ATGGTTGCCGTCGGCGTTGCCTGGGCTGTCGGGGATCAGGTCGTAAACGGAGACAAAGGCGATCCGAGTGCCGTCACCGCTGAGGGAGGGCGCGAAGGTTTCGTCTTCCGTACTCGTGATCTGGGCGTGGATAAACTGCACCTCGGCTGGCGGAGCCCAGGCTGGCGGAGCATATCCTACAATAACGCCAACCGGGAGCAGCCACATCACACAGCGCCGTCTCCACCCGGTCCAGCCCCCTGCGCGTCTCATTGCCCGTCCCCCGCTCTGCAGTCACTCGCCGTCTGTACCCAGGCCGTCAGCGCTCAGCACCAGTGCGAATTAGCTTGTAATATCCTCCCTATCCTGTCAAGGGGAAATAGTCATCTTAGAACGACTCCTGTCTTTCTCATTGGGACTCGGATGAGGGTGCGTTACGCAGCGCCGTTGCGTGCACTGCGAAAGCCTCCGATATGCCAATCTTCACTCACCGGTTTTCAGGAAGGACCTGAAAGGGAGCCATTTTTTTCTTGA
- a CDS encoding protein of unknown function (Evidence 5 : No homology to any previously reported sequences) codes for MWLLPVGVIVGYAPPAWAPPAEVQFIHAQITSTEDETFAPSLSGDGTRIAFVSVYDLIPDSPGNADGNHEIFLWTTGVGFTQITDTAGGASFEPSLSADGTSIAFRSNRDLTPNEPGNADGNWEIFLWTEGSGFTQITNTTGGDNIVGGSNSMPSINANGTRIAFRSSRNQISVGFEDINQEIFLWTEESGLVQITDTIGSASDAPSINADGTRIAFRSTSNLIFPGRPGNADGNYEIFLWTEGSSFIQITNTTGGASFEPSLSADGTRIAFVSNRNLTPDGNQDGNEEIFLWTTGVGFTQITNTAGGISLEPSLSADGTRIAFTSYNDLTPGSPGNADGSEEIFLSTQADTTPALFAFTDAIGVPLSTVQISNAITVTGINAPAAMSIVGGEYEVNGSGIWSSSPNTVSNGNTVRVRHTSAATHGTAVHTTLIIGGVADIFASTTLVGPAVGPDLTGTWDSVGQSWSKGRYTLRGTVRVVNQGTATASASRLRIFLSDDAVLDPGDALLKDSKIKKRKPGQGKTKELKVKLSEGVSAAGKYLLAVVDALNRVAETNEANNTPMIGPIPSPIP; via the coding sequence ATGTGGCTGCTCCCGGTTGGCGTTATTGTAGGATATGCTCCGCCAGCCTGGGCTCCGCCAGCCGAGGTGCAGTTTATCCACGCCCAGATCACGAGTACGGAAGACGAAACCTTCGCGCCCTCCCTCAGCGGTGACGGCACTCGGATCGCCTTTGTCTCCGTTTACGACCTGATCCCCGACAGCCCAGGCAACGCCGACGGCAACCATGAGATCTTCCTCTGGACCACGGGTGTGGGCTTCACCCAGATCACCGACACCGCCGGAGGCGCCAGTTTTGAGCCCTCCCTCAGCGCCGACGGTACCAGCATCGCTTTTCGCTCCAACCGCGACTTGACCCCCAACGAGCCAGGCAACGCCGACGGCAACTGGGAGATCTTCCTCTGGACCGAAGGCTCCGGCTTCACCCAGATCACCAACACTACCGGAGGCGACAACATCGTTGGAGGCAGCAACTCCATGCCCTCCATCAATGCCAACGGTACCCGCATCGCTTTTCGTTCCAGCCGCAACCAGATCTCCGTCGGCTTCGAGGACATCAATCAGGAGATCTTCCTCTGGACTGAAGAATCGGGCCTCGTCCAGATCACCGACACCATAGGAAGCGCGAGCGACGCACCTTCCATCAACGCCGACGGTACCCGCATCGCCTTTCGTTCAACCTCCAATCTCATTTTCCCCGGCAGGCCGGGCAACGCCGACGGCAACTATGAGATCTTCCTCTGGACCGAAGGCTCTAGTTTCATACAGATTACCAACACCACCGGAGGCGCCAGTTTTGAGCCCTCCCTCAGCGCCGACGGCACCCGGATCGCCTTTGTCTCCAACCGCAACCTGACCCCCGACGGCAACCAGGACGGTAATGAGGAGATCTTCCTCTGGACTACAGGTGTGGGCTTCACCCAGATCACCAATACCGCCGGAGGCATTAGCCTTGAGCCCTCCCTCAGCGCCGACGGCACCCGGATCGCTTTTACTTCCTACAACGACCTGACCCCAGGCAGCCCAGGCAACGCCGACGGCAGTGAGGAGATCTTCCTCTCCACCCAGGCAGATACGACACCCGCTCTCTTCGCCTTCACGGACGCGATCGGCGTCCCGCTCAGCACCGTACAGATTTCCAACGCCATCACGGTTACCGGAATCAACGCCCCCGCCGCGATGTCCATTGTCGGCGGGGAGTATGAGGTGAACGGCTCCGGGATCTGGAGCAGCAGCCCAAATACGGTGAGTAACGGCAACACGGTTCGGGTCCGGCATACCTCCGCCGCCACACACGGCACCGCCGTCCACACCACCCTGATCATCGGCGGGGTGGCGGATATCTTCGCCTCAACCACCCTGGTCGGCCCCGCCGTCGGCCCGGACCTCACGGGGACCTGGGACTCGGTCGGTCAGAGCTGGAGCAAGGGCCGGTACACGCTCCGCGGTACCGTACGCGTCGTCAATCAGGGGACCGCAACCGCATCCGCCTCCCGCCTGCGGATTTTCCTGTCCGACGATGCCGTCCTGGATCCTGGGGATGCGCTCCTGAAGGACTCAAAGATCAAGAAGCGCAAACCCGGGCAAGGGAAAACGAAGGAGCTCAAGGTCAAGCTGAGTGAGGGAGTAAGCGCCGCCGGCAAGTATCTGTTGGCCGTCGTCGACGCGCTCAATCGCGTAGCCGAGACCAATGAGGCGAACAATACGCCGATGATCGGGCCAATTCCCTCACCGATCCCCTGA
- a CDS encoding protein of unknown function (Evidence 5 : No homology to any previously reported sequences): MRIVSWYKNDKVVYESPKESVRDAVIEAVRKESPLMNADLKNAYLRDADLAGGILGGADLQGADLQGANLQGANLRDANLAGANLRSANLRDANVAGTNFAGANLDEADLFHVKFWGRGGSTKIKKAQVESFLKALGIVVEE, from the coding sequence ATGAGAATTGTGTCGTGGTACAAAAACGACAAAGTTGTGTACGAATCACCGAAAGAGTCGGTTCGTGATGCCGTGATTGAAGCAGTCAGGAAGGAATCGCCCCTCATGAATGCCGATCTCAAAAACGCCTATCTTCGGGATGCCGACCTTGCGGGCGGCATCCTTGGAGGCGCCGACCTTCAGGGCGCTGATCTGCAGGGCGCCAACCTCCAGGGCGCCAACCTCCGGGACGCCAATCTTGCCGGCGCTAATCTTAGAAGTGCCAACCTCCGGGACGCCAACGTCGCGGGGACCAACTTCGCAGGTGCTAACCTCGATGAGGCCGACCTCTTTCATGTAAAGTTTTGGGGCCGCGGCGGCTCGACAAAGATCAAGAAAGCTCAAGTCGAGTCGTTCTTGAAAGCATTAGGAATAGTTGTCGAAGAGTAA